One part of the Prochlorococcus marinus str. MIT 9313 genome encodes these proteins:
- a CDS encoding (Fe-S)-binding protein → MTSVDVTPNQTDKALSSLPADATDPCVHCGFCLPTCASYRVLGTEMDSPRGRIHTLKAIDNGELELDATVASHFDSCLGCFACVSACPSGVRYDQLIEATRPLLNQAELRSPCQNHFRQVLLKLLPYPGRLRALLQPLRAYAGTPIQALSRRLGINKILGPQLEAMEALLPTLAAENFQDDLQVLHPATGQRRSRVGLVLGCVQRCFDPNVNQATIAVLQANGFEVVVPKDQGCCGAVSHHQGQLNQTRELAEKLVKSFANVVGPGRPAGAEPLEAVLVAASGCGHTMKAYGELLNEKKGFNIPVFDVHEFLAEHGLASNFQQSLQPLTHHNGQPASPQTPLKVAYHDACHMIHGQGIQAQPRKLLKAIPHLVLSEATEAGVCCGSAGIYNLVNPQEAAELGRIKVADLSNTGAELIASANIGCTLQLRRHLDGDVAVAHPMELLACAAGLHQSPGIQKGLRITKISGEGQDRQINQAISS, encoded by the coding sequence ATGACTTCTGTTGACGTCACGCCAAACCAAACTGACAAGGCCCTGAGCAGCCTCCCAGCAGACGCCACCGACCCCTGCGTGCACTGCGGTTTCTGCCTGCCAACCTGCGCAAGTTACCGAGTGTTAGGCACTGAAATGGATTCACCGCGAGGGCGAATCCACACCCTCAAGGCTATCGACAACGGTGAGCTGGAGCTTGATGCCACCGTCGCTAGCCACTTCGACTCCTGCCTAGGTTGCTTTGCCTGTGTGAGTGCCTGCCCCTCAGGAGTTCGCTACGACCAGCTCATCGAGGCGACGCGCCCTTTACTGAACCAAGCAGAACTTCGCAGCCCCTGCCAGAACCACTTTCGTCAAGTTCTACTGAAGTTGCTCCCCTATCCCGGCCGACTGCGCGCCCTTCTGCAACCTTTGCGTGCCTACGCGGGGACACCAATACAAGCGCTCAGCCGCCGCCTAGGCATCAACAAAATTCTTGGGCCCCAACTGGAAGCGATGGAGGCCTTGTTGCCTACTCTTGCAGCAGAAAATTTTCAGGATGATCTGCAGGTTCTCCACCCCGCAACAGGTCAACGCCGCAGCAGAGTGGGGCTTGTTCTTGGCTGTGTGCAACGTTGCTTCGATCCCAACGTGAACCAAGCCACTATTGCCGTGCTGCAAGCCAATGGCTTTGAAGTCGTTGTGCCAAAAGATCAAGGCTGCTGCGGCGCCGTCTCCCACCACCAGGGGCAACTCAACCAAACCCGAGAGCTAGCCGAGAAGCTTGTCAAAAGCTTTGCCAATGTTGTCGGCCCAGGGCGACCTGCTGGAGCCGAGCCCTTAGAGGCTGTGCTGGTGGCCGCCTCGGGCTGTGGCCACACCATGAAGGCCTACGGCGAACTCCTCAATGAGAAAAAAGGGTTCAACATTCCCGTCTTCGATGTGCATGAATTCCTTGCGGAACACGGCCTCGCCAGCAACTTTCAGCAAAGCCTTCAGCCTCTTACCCATCACAATGGACAGCCTGCAAGCCCCCAAACTCCTCTGAAAGTTGCATACCACGATGCCTGCCACATGATTCATGGCCAAGGAATCCAAGCCCAACCAAGAAAACTATTGAAGGCCATTCCACATCTAGTTTTGAGCGAAGCCACAGAAGCCGGAGTTTGCTGTGGAAGCGCCGGAATTTATAACTTGGTCAACCCTCAAGAAGCTGCCGAGCTGGGGAGAATCAAGGTTGCTGACCTCAGCAACACTGGAGCTGAGCTGATTGCCAGCGCCAACATTGGCTGCACCTTGCAACTCCGCCGCCATCTGGATGGTGATGTGGCAGTCGCCCATCCAATGGAACTACTGGCCTGTGCTGCCGGCCTCCATCAATCGCCAGGCATCCAAAAGGGTTTGAGAATCACCAAGATTTCCGGGGAAGGTCAGGATCGGCAGATCAACCAAGCCATCTCCAGCTAA
- a CDS encoding four-carbon acid sugar kinase family protein, whose translation MKIVVLDDDPTGSQTVHGCLLLLRWDVDVLRDGLRHPSPLLFVLANTRALAPDQAASRNREICSALRQAFAAEGMSAAEVVVVSRGDSTLRGHGVLEPEVIAEELGPFDATLHVPAFLEGGRTTVNGVHLLDGKPVHFSAFAKDRLFGYSTSDLPAWLEEKSGGQIRAQTVQRLCLAQLDAAVENQDAAKPLKTGRTELRRWLARLHHNQSVVVDAERSEQLLALAEAVRQLVGHKRFLFRSAASLLNALADLVPQPLAADGLAGMRRSDHSGQRWPGLVMVGSHVPLADAQLECLLEAPECMGVELPVPRLAQILQRGFSDGRLADLEQHCFNQLGEVLAIGRTPVLFTSRGELDCSTSAARLSFGVALAQLMARLAAALAPRLGYLISKGGITTHTLLAEGLGLEMVQLEGQILPGLSLVRPLAGDGLVDLPILTFPGNLGDSQTLLDAWRLMEAGSTGQ comes from the coding sequence ATGAAGATTGTGGTGCTTGATGACGACCCCACCGGCTCCCAGACTGTGCATGGCTGTCTGCTGCTGCTGCGCTGGGATGTTGATGTGTTGCGGGATGGGTTGCGCCACCCTTCGCCACTCTTGTTTGTGCTGGCCAACACACGTGCGTTAGCCCCTGATCAGGCGGCATCCCGCAATCGTGAGATTTGTTCTGCTTTGCGGCAAGCATTCGCGGCGGAAGGGATGTCAGCAGCGGAAGTTGTTGTGGTCAGTCGCGGTGACTCCACGCTGCGCGGTCATGGCGTTTTGGAGCCTGAGGTGATCGCTGAGGAGCTCGGCCCCTTCGATGCGACGCTGCATGTTCCTGCCTTCCTCGAAGGAGGGCGCACCACGGTGAATGGCGTGCATTTGCTTGATGGCAAGCCGGTGCATTTCAGTGCTTTTGCCAAAGATCGCTTGTTTGGTTACAGCACCAGTGATCTCCCTGCTTGGCTAGAGGAGAAAAGTGGTGGGCAGATCCGAGCGCAAACTGTTCAGCGCCTCTGCCTTGCGCAGTTGGATGCGGCTGTTGAAAATCAAGATGCTGCGAAGCCATTGAAAACAGGCCGCACAGAGTTGCGTCGTTGGTTGGCTCGGCTTCATCACAATCAGTCTGTGGTGGTGGATGCGGAGCGTTCTGAGCAATTGCTGGCCTTAGCAGAAGCGGTAAGGCAGTTGGTTGGTCATAAGCGTTTTCTGTTTCGCTCTGCAGCAAGTTTGCTCAATGCTTTGGCAGATCTTGTACCTCAACCTCTTGCTGCTGATGGTTTGGCTGGCATGCGACGTAGCGATCACTCAGGTCAACGATGGCCTGGGTTGGTGATGGTTGGTTCCCACGTTCCTCTGGCTGATGCTCAGTTGGAATGTTTACTCGAGGCGCCAGAGTGCATGGGGGTGGAATTGCCAGTTCCCCGCTTGGCGCAGATCTTGCAGAGGGGCTTTTCTGATGGGCGCTTGGCTGATTTGGAGCAGCATTGCTTCAATCAGCTTGGTGAGGTGCTTGCCATCGGTCGTACACCGGTGTTGTTCACGAGTCGTGGTGAATTGGATTGCTCAACATCAGCTGCAAGGCTGAGCTTTGGCGTTGCTTTGGCTCAATTGATGGCTCGTCTGGCGGCTGCTCTTGCGCCGAGGTTGGGCTATTTGATCAGTAAGGGTGGAATTACAACCCATACTCTGTTGGCAGAAGGGCTGGGCTTGGAGATGGTGCAGCTGGAGGGGCAAATCTTGCCAGGCTTGTCGTTGGTGCGGCCTTTAGCTGGAGATGGCTTGGTTGATCTGCCGATCCTGACCTTCCCCGGAAATCTTGGTGATTCTCAAACCCTTTTGGATGCCTGGCGATTGATGGAGGCCGGCAGCACAGGCCAGTAG
- a CDS encoding FAD-binding oxidoreductase — MKTFFADTANVPAPATAKELAALVAELHAAATPWLPCGLGSRLQWGPPVEIPSQPISVSGLKRILDHAVDDLTITVEAGLPLAELQMVLKEHHQWLAVNWPRGSQANTDPNSAGSVGGLVARGLAGGLRQRHLGIRDQLIGIGLLRSDGIAAHAGGRVVKNVAGYDLMRLLCGSWGSLALITELTLRCQPIRPAHIGLRLDGSLEALEAWRAALLRTSFTPEYCDWIKTDLANWHLNIGVASVSDQAVNDQIGHLKALANQHQLGTKQLDWLGPHQEPHPSEGSFDSNHWLVRVALQPSNIHRLIASKELQALNGWHWQLAAGAGIGDGWQISADNAKGISQSEDLKALRLEIARLGGQLTLLQQPSQAGDHLPAWLDAPSRPLIEAVKQQFDPKQQLARGRLPGVAG; from the coding sequence GTGAAAACGTTCTTCGCCGATACCGCCAACGTGCCAGCACCTGCTACGGCAAAGGAGCTGGCCGCTCTTGTTGCAGAGCTGCATGCAGCGGCAACCCCCTGGCTGCCCTGTGGTCTTGGCAGCCGTCTGCAATGGGGGCCGCCTGTGGAGATACCTTCACAACCAATCAGTGTGAGTGGTCTCAAGCGCATCCTTGATCACGCTGTCGACGACCTCACGATCACTGTTGAAGCAGGCCTGCCGCTGGCAGAGCTACAAATGGTTTTGAAAGAACACCATCAATGGCTAGCCGTCAACTGGCCCAGGGGAAGCCAAGCCAACACAGATCCCAACAGTGCTGGCAGTGTGGGCGGGTTGGTGGCTCGTGGCCTCGCCGGCGGTTTGCGACAGCGGCATCTTGGTATCCGCGACCAACTGATCGGAATCGGACTCCTGCGTAGCGATGGCATTGCTGCGCATGCTGGAGGCCGGGTAGTCAAAAACGTGGCTGGCTATGACCTCATGCGCCTGCTGTGCGGCAGTTGGGGCAGCTTGGCTCTGATCACGGAACTCACTCTGCGCTGCCAACCAATCCGCCCAGCACACATCGGCCTTCGCCTTGATGGTTCTCTGGAAGCGCTGGAAGCATGGCGAGCTGCACTATTGCGCACCAGCTTCACCCCGGAATACTGCGATTGGATCAAAACAGATTTAGCAAACTGGCATCTCAACATCGGTGTGGCCAGCGTGAGCGATCAAGCCGTCAACGACCAAATAGGCCATCTCAAAGCCCTCGCCAATCAACATCAACTGGGCACAAAACAGCTCGACTGGCTCGGCCCCCATCAAGAGCCACACCCATCTGAAGGATCCTTCGATAGCAACCATTGGCTGGTACGGGTAGCGCTGCAACCAAGCAACATTCACCGGCTGATCGCCAGCAAAGAACTGCAAGCTCTCAACGGCTGGCATTGGCAGCTTGCCGCTGGCGCTGGCATCGGCGACGGCTGGCAAATATCAGCAGACAACGCCAAAGGGATCAGCCAAAGCGAGGATCTCAAAGCGCTGCGCCTCGAGATTGCTCGCCTCGGCGGCCAGCTCACGCTCCTGCAGCAACCCAGCCAAGCTGGCGATCACCTGCCTGCTTGGCTGGATGCACCATCAAGGCCACTGATTGAAGCTGTGAAGCAACAATTCGATCCAAAGCAACAGCTAGCGAGAGGCCGATTGCCAGGAGTTGCTGGATAA